The following are from one region of the Candidatus Acidulodesulfobacterium ferriphilum genome:
- a CDS encoding CDGSH iron-sulfur domain-containing protein, protein MAHLKKITENSPLEIKEGEFPIYICRCQLSKNLPYCDGSHQCIKDEEGPNALYVYEGDKRIKL, encoded by the coding sequence ATGGCTCATTTAAAAAAAATTACCGAAAATTCACCGTTAGAAATTAAGGAGGGCGAGTTTCCAATTTATATTTGCAGGTGCCAGCTATCAAAGAACTTGCCTTATTGCGACGGTTCGCATCAATGCATAAAGGATGAAGAAGGACCAAATGCTTTATATGTTTATGAAGGAGATAAGAGGATAAAGTTATAA
- a CDS encoding transcriptional regulator translates to MENNKKEAFCPAQEAFKMLANKWSLIIIKELSSGKLRFNQIKKKTEGISARELSKRLEVLEAIGAVNRKIINVKPIMVEYSLTEAGKELVQAIEIIHNWTIKNKKNMKI, encoded by the coding sequence ATGGAAAATAACAAAAAGGAAGCTTTCTGTCCTGCGCAGGAAGCCTTTAAAATGCTTGCCAATAAATGGTCTTTAATTATAATTAAAGAACTTTCCAGCGGAAAGTTAAGATTTAATCAGATTAAGAAAAAAACGGAAGGGATTTCTGCCAGAGAATTATCTAAAAGGCTTGAAGTTTTGGAAGCTATAGGAGCGGTTAATAGAAAAATTATAAATGTTAAGCCTATAATGGTTGAATACAGTCTTACGGAAGCAGGTAAAGAGCTGGTTCAAGCAATAGAAATAATTCACAACTGGACAATTAAAAATAAGAAAAATATGAAAATATAG
- a CDS encoding acetate/propionate family kinase encodes MIKKTGQIHILSINCGSSSVKFSIFEISGSLDKKNPLLNAGRIFSGIIEEIGTKFGEFHFKIKDKEDFGKLNFKDHSEAINFMIHKLGFNIANLNISIVVHRFVHGGDGFRKPVMASRENIVKLSRLNELAPLHNPSNLKGLEIASRYLPHAKQVCVFDTAFHHTVPLYARIYPIPLDYYNRYKVKRYGFHGISYSYINNLLSLNKKDIKKLIICHLGNGASICAVKNGVSVDTSMGYTPLEGLMMGTRCGDIDPSIPFILKEKLNVSCEELYDILNKKSGLLGISQKTYDFKELLTYSDENSKLAFKMYAYRITKFIGGYCAALNGIDALVFTGGIGENSSLLRKKVCKNLAYLGIKIDDLKNKEASEYFNKFDCHGKIKIRKSIKSIGIGKIPVFAVHTDEDFQMASEAVKLLFYKKPAAT; translated from the coding sequence ATGATTAAGAAAACCGGTCAAATCCATATTTTATCAATTAATTGCGGAAGTTCTTCCGTAAAATTTTCAATTTTCGAAATATCGGGTTCTTTGGATAAAAAAAATCCATTGTTAAACGCAGGAAGAATTTTTTCGGGGATAATAGAAGAAATCGGGACTAAATTTGGCGAGTTTCATTTCAAAATAAAAGACAAAGAAGATTTTGGAAAATTAAATTTTAAGGATCATTCCGAAGCAATAAATTTTATGATTCATAAATTAGGATTTAATATTGCCAATTTAAATATTAGCATTGTGGTTCACAGGTTTGTTCATGGAGGCGATGGATTTAGAAAACCTGTAATGGCCTCCCGAGAAAATATCGTTAAACTAAGCAGATTAAATGAACTTGCCCCTCTTCACAATCCTTCTAATTTAAAAGGGCTTGAGATTGCGTCGAGATACCTGCCTCACGCAAAACAGGTTTGCGTTTTTGACACCGCTTTTCACCATACCGTTCCCTTGTATGCAAGAATATATCCCATACCGCTCGATTATTACAATAGATATAAGGTAAAAAGATACGGATTTCATGGAATTTCATATTCTTATATAAATAATTTATTAAGTTTGAATAAAAAGGATATAAAAAAATTGATTATCTGTCATCTGGGCAACGGGGCAAGTATTTGCGCCGTAAAAAACGGTGTTTCCGTTGACACATCGATGGGTTATACCCCTTTAGAAGGCCTTATGATGGGAACGAGATGCGGCGATATAGACCCGTCCATACCGTTTATTCTTAAAGAAAAACTTAATGTTTCATGCGAAGAATTATACGACATTCTAAATAAAAAAAGCGGGCTTCTCGGCATATCCCAAAAAACTTACGATTTTAAAGAACTATTGACTTATAGCGATGAAAACTCGAAACTTGCCTTTAAAATGTATGCATATAGAATAACTAAATTTATCGGGGGGTATTGCGCCGCCCTGAACGGAATAGACGCTCTGGTTTTCACCGGGGGGATAGGCGAAAATTCTTCCCTCCTAAGAAAAAAGGTATGTAAAAACCTGGCTTACCTTGGCATAAAAATAGATGACCTGAAAAACAAAGAGGCTTCGGAATATTTCAATAAATTTGATTGCCATGGAAAAATCAAAATAAGAAAATCGATAAAGTCAATAGGCATCGGAAAAATTCCCGTTTTTGCCGTTCATACCGATGAGGACTTTCAGATGGCGAGCGAGGCTGTGAAGTTGCTATTTTATAAAAAACCGGCGGCAACTTAA
- the panB gene encoding 3-methyl-2-oxobutanoate hydroxymethyltransferase, which produces MKGIADFIKMKLDKEKIVMVTAYDYISAGIAKEAGVDIVLVGDSLATTVQGKDNTIGVTLEEMIYHAKIVKGALTDVFVACDMPFMSYQVSPEQALINAGRILKESGANGVKIEGGETAGMTIKKLAENGIPVMAHIGLMPQFINVLGGYKVQGRIESQIERLVNDAVALEKAGAFMIVLEAMPEEAALSVQNNVSIPTIGIGAGRYTDGQVLVFYDAVGMLDKKPPKFVKKFADSRTLIVNALKSYKEEVKNGSFPAEENIYK; this is translated from the coding sequence GTGAAAGGAATAGCAGACTTCATTAAAATGAAGTTAGATAAAGAAAAAATCGTGATGGTTACCGCCTACGATTATATATCGGCGGGCATTGCGAAAGAAGCGGGCGTCGATATAGTGTTGGTGGGAGATTCTCTTGCAACCACCGTTCAGGGAAAGGATAATACTATTGGCGTTACTTTGGAAGAAATGATTTACCACGCTAAAATCGTTAAGGGTGCCTTAACGGATGTTTTTGTCGCTTGCGATATGCCGTTTATGTCGTATCAGGTTAGTCCAGAGCAGGCTTTGATTAATGCGGGCAGGATTTTAAAAGAAAGCGGCGCAAACGGAGTTAAGATAGAAGGCGGAGAGACGGCAGGCATGACCATAAAAAAATTAGCCGAAAATGGCATTCCCGTTATGGCGCATATAGGATTAATGCCGCAATTCATAAATGTTTTAGGCGGCTATAAGGTTCAGGGAAGAATCGAATCCCAGATAGAAAGGCTTGTCAATGATGCCGTGGCGCTTGAAAAGGCAGGCGCATTTATGATAGTTCTGGAAGCTATGCCCGAAGAGGCTGCGTTAAGCGTCCAGAATAATGTTTCCATACCGACAATAGGAATAGGAGCAGGCAGATATACGGACGGACAGGTTCTTGTTTTTTATGATGCGGTCGGAATGCTGGATAAAAAACCTCCAAAATTTGTTAAGAAATTTGCCGATTCAAGAACATTAATCGTTAATGCGCTAAAAAGCTATAAAGAAGAGGTAAAAAACGGCTCGTTCCCCGCGGAAGAAAATATTTATAAATAA
- a CDS encoding rubrerythrin family protein, whose protein sequence is MRKMTEDDLKAAFAGESQAHVKYMIFSEEAKNEGKPKLANVFKAIARAELVHAKNHLKALGGIKKSSENISAAFNGEDYEIEEMYPVFYEVAKFQNEKEAVRSTHYALEAEKIHRDIYKKAKELIDSGKDFDGGTVYICPVCGHTHVGAEAPEKCPVCGCPKDKYVKFSA, encoded by the coding sequence ATGAGAAAGATGACGGAAGACGATTTAAAAGCTGCTTTTGCAGGTGAAAGCCAGGCACATGTCAAATATATGATATTTTCGGAAGAGGCTAAAAATGAAGGCAAGCCTAAACTGGCAAATGTTTTTAAGGCTATTGCCCGCGCCGAGCTTGTCCACGCCAAAAATCATTTAAAGGCTTTGGGCGGCATTAAGAAATCGAGCGAAAATATAAGCGCCGCATTCAACGGGGAGGATTACGAGATAGAGGAGATGTATCCCGTTTTTTACGAGGTCGCAAAATTTCAAAATGAAAAAGAAGCCGTGCGCTCCACTCATTATGCATTAGAGGCTGAAAAAATACACAGGGATATTTATAAAAAGGCAAAAGAACTGATAGATTCGGGAAAGGATTTTGACGGGGGAACCGTCTATATTTGCCCTGTTTGCGGCCATACCCATGTCGGGGCCGAAGCACCGGAAAAATGCCCTGTCTGTGGCTGTCCAAAAGATAAGTATGTCAAGTTTAGCGCTTAG
- a CDS encoding DUF3857 domain-containing protein — translation MRTLKLSLFLVLFSIIISSLNLINPVNSFALGIIRQNKTNKPNEEFKYKKFGAELLKKNVILKLNKNYQAKIYVSESIKILSQRGINRFSEVIIPFSTKYQKVKLLYAYTLLKGMFKIPVGKHAVNVVSPGIAIKYPIYSNIKYLTLSMPAASDGSIINFSYELYNFKPLIKNGAFYSDYFTRTIPVKDTGFTLIYPAGLNINLYLHNIVNKSSVVKQAINIKNKKYIKLYLRIKNIPAIKKESYMPPLKNYRKYISVSTYTSWSRLLNHINKLFIKSEKADKKIKRFVKKSIGGIKNKNNAQKEKIISIYNDFVKSFRYVGIGYGINGYNPEPASFTLSNGYGDSKSLASLLITMLNIEGVRAFPVLVTSLNTSNLNIKSVSPKQFDSVIVGTKINGKRFYLYPDSSSYKAFSLPFSISGRKGVELLSGRRYKFITLPAQKAGMNEKVFKFRGKIDKNGRLNGRIIVIYKGVYSNFKRSSLKDASGYQKKIQAAGFLYNFAPGANIEHLRYKNINNINKNIMLKMKFSDKRYGQARGDKVIFHQIIPEDTGLLHTVLKSRRIYPMVMGYPFKHIAKITIKLPKKSNIYYLPAVLKLSNNAGTASGECSYSKNKNTLNCLYAFESKAPLISVKNYEKYRQLIRTYLGYLKNYYIALSSIYFY, via the coding sequence ATGAGGACATTAAAATTATCACTGTTTTTGGTTCTTTTTTCAATTATTATTAGCAGTTTGAATCTTATAAATCCTGTAAATTCTTTTGCTCTTGGTATTATCCGCCAAAATAAAACGAATAAGCCCAATGAGGAATTTAAATATAAAAAATTTGGGGCTGAATTGCTTAAAAAAAATGTCATTCTTAAACTAAATAAAAATTATCAAGCCAAAATTTATGTCAGCGAATCCATAAAAATATTGTCGCAAAGGGGGATAAACAGATTTTCGGAAGTCATTATTCCGTTTTCTACTAAATATCAGAAGGTTAAGCTGTTATATGCCTATACGCTTCTTAAGGGAATGTTCAAGATTCCGGTAGGAAAGCATGCCGTTAATGTCGTTTCGCCAGGCATTGCCATAAAATATCCGATATATTCAAATATAAAATACTTAACATTATCGATGCCTGCCGCCTCCGACGGTTCGATAATAAACTTTTCTTACGAACTTTATAATTTTAAGCCGCTTATTAAAAACGGAGCATTTTATTCGGACTATTTTACCCGCACCATTCCCGTTAAAGATACGGGCTTTACTTTAATTTATCCTGCCGGCTTAAATATTAATTTATATCTGCATAATATAGTTAATAAATCTTCGGTCGTAAAACAAGCCATAAATATAAAAAACAAAAAATATATAAAACTTTATTTGCGTATTAAGAATATTCCGGCTATAAAAAAAGAATCCTATATGCCCCCTTTAAAAAATTATAGAAAGTATATTTCTGTTTCCACTTATACCTCGTGGAGCAGATTGCTGAATCATATAAATAAGCTGTTCATAAAGTCCGAAAAAGCCGATAAAAAAATTAAAAGATTTGTCAAAAAAAGTATAGGCGGCATTAAGAATAAAAATAATGCGCAAAAAGAAAAAATAATTTCAATTTATAACGATTTCGTTAAATCTTTCAGATATGTCGGGATAGGCTACGGCATAAACGGCTATAATCCTGAGCCCGCATCCTTCACTCTTTCCAACGGATACGGCGATTCAAAGTCTTTAGCCTCGCTTTTAATAACAATGTTGAATATTGAGGGTGTCCGCGCATTTCCCGTTCTCGTAACATCGTTAAATACATCAAATTTAAATATCAAATCCGTTTCCCCAAAACAGTTTGATTCCGTAATTGTCGGGACAAAAATTAACGGCAAGCGGTTTTATTTATATCCGGATTCATCTTCATATAAGGCTTTTAGCCTTCCGTTTAGCATATCAGGCAGAAAAGGAGTTGAGCTGTTATCCGGCCGCCGGTACAAATTTATAACCCTTCCCGCTCAAAAAGCGGGTATGAATGAAAAAGTGTTTAAATTCAGAGGAAAAATAGACAAAAACGGACGGCTGAACGGGAGAATTATAGTTATTTATAAAGGGGTTTATTCAAATTTTAAAAGATCGTCTTTGAAAGATGCAAGCGGGTACCAAAAAAAGATTCAAGCGGCGGGTTTCTTATATAATTTTGCTCCGGGAGCCAATATCGAGCATTTAAGATATAAAAATATTAATAATATTAATAAAAATATTATGTTAAAAATGAAATTTTCAGATAAGCGCTATGGGCAGGCAAGAGGCGATAAGGTAATATTTCATCAGATAATACCCGAAGACACAGGGCTTCTTCATACCGTCTTAAAGTCCCGCAGGATTTACCCGATGGTAATGGGCTACCCATTTAAACATATCGCAAAAATAACTATTAAACTTCCCAAAAAATCTAATATTTATTATTTGCCGGCGGTTTTAAAATTAAGCAATAATGCAGGAACGGCTTCCGGCGAATGTTCTTACTCAAAAAATAAAAATACGTTAAATTGCCTTTATGCGTTTGAATCCAAAGCTCCCCTAATTTCGGTAAAGAACTATGAAAAATATAGGCAGCTTATAAGAACATATCTTGGATATTTAAAAAATTATTATATAGCCCTATCCAGCATATACTTTTATTAA
- a CDS encoding TIGR02757 family protein translates to MSSNGKRGGKLNLGDAGGGLSNESPGKSLIWEDNDFNFFTLIDGKEVFIGRGKDVPYPLEEGDCWSLPNGKTFVYRNGAVKYITPQSREKKLKECLEDLYEKFEESYLYSDPLGFVHKFEDIKDIEVAGFIAAGFAFGNVSQIIKILDKIDRIVNHKFYEFTVNFNAADGFKLFNGLYYRFIKERDIVALFLILSEMLKKNGSIENFFLKDYNPSDLNLKNAVIGFSKRALELIDFSSVYNSAVPPEDSMVHFFFTSPVDNSPCKRINLFLRWMVRNSDNLDFGIWQDINPSQLIMPVDTHIGRISQYIGLTTYKNPSFKMAEEITENLKKLDCFDPVKYDFAITRLGILDLCPKNKNEENCGKCSIFNICKLN, encoded by the coding sequence ATGAGTTCTAACGGCAAAAGAGGCGGCAAACTAAACTTGGGAGATGCGGGAGGCGGCTTAAGCAACGAATCCCCCGGCAAATCTTTGATTTGGGAGGATAACGATTTTAACTTTTTTACCTTGATTGACGGAAAAGAGGTTTTTATCGGAAGGGGCAAGGATGTGCCGTATCCGCTCGAAGAGGGAGACTGCTGGTCTTTGCCGAACGGTAAAACATTTGTTTACAGAAACGGCGCCGTCAAATATATAACTCCGCAAAGTCGGGAAAAAAAATTAAAAGAGTGCCTTGAGGATTTATATGAAAAATTTGAGGAATCTTATTTATATTCCGACCCGTTAGGGTTTGTGCACAAGTTTGAAGACATTAAAGATATAGAAGTTGCCGGATTTATAGCTGCGGGGTTTGCGTTCGGCAATGTCAGCCAAATTATTAAAATTTTAGATAAAATAGACAGGATAGTAAATCATAAATTTTATGAATTTACGGTTAATTTTAATGCGGCAGACGGCTTCAAATTGTTTAACGGCTTATATTACAGATTTATTAAGGAAAGGGATATCGTCGCCCTTTTTTTAATTTTAAGCGAAATGCTTAAAAAAAACGGTTCAATCGAAAATTTTTTCCTTAAAGACTATAACCCCTCGGATTTAAATTTAAAAAACGCCGTAATCGGTTTTTCAAAAAGGGCGCTTGAACTTATAGATTTTTCGTCTGTTTATAACTCGGCTGTTCCGCCCGAAGATTCGATGGTGCATTTCTTTTTCACATCGCCGGTTGACAATAGTCCGTGCAAAAGAATAAATTTATTCTTGAGATGGATGGTAAGAAATTCCGATAATCTTGACTTTGGAATTTGGCAGGATATAAATCCGTCCCAGTTAATAATGCCGGTAGATACCCATATAGGTAGAATCAGTCAATATATCGGCTTAACGACTTATAAAAATCCTTCCTTTAAAATGGCGGAAGAGATAACCGAGAACCTTAAAAAACTTGACTGTTTCGATCCGGTAAAGTATGATTTTGCCATTACAAGGCTGGGAATACTGGATCTTTGCCCTAAAAACAAGAATGAAGAGAATTGCGGGAAATGTTCCATTTTTAACATATGCAAATTAAATTAA
- a CDS encoding FprA family A-type flavoprotein, with protein sequence MDNNSGLSQKALPIKDGVFYTGAFDPDLRIFDIVIPTENGTTYNSYFIQGTQKSALIDTVKLNTKDQLINKLSGLTDISKIDYIIINHTEPDHSGALHLIKDIAKDATLVYSKNAHHFVKHIIKKDYNNITVGDGDSIDLGGKTLQFISAPFLHWPDTMFTYLKEDKILFPCDFFGAHYCDTNVFNDLLADKDAAFEAFKYYFTHIMRPFKNYALNALEKLKNYEIDIIAPSHGPILRKDLKKYTDWYIGASKTSDANETVKKIAVVYASAYGNTEEMAKHIAKGANVEGLTDVTLVNLVNTDIKNVVDTIEDSDAVIVGSPTLNAKPPKPIFDMISSLVMLNVKNKKAAVFGCYGWSGEAVQMVQDILKSLRFVIVQDGLKIQMTPFEEDLLNCEKFGMDFAYKITQSS encoded by the coding sequence ATGGATAATAATAGCGGTCTTTCTCAAAAAGCCTTACCTATAAAGGACGGCGTGTTTTATACCGGCGCATTTGACCCAGATTTAAGAATATTCGACATAGTAATTCCTACTGAAAACGGAACCACATACAATTCTTATTTTATTCAAGGCACTCAGAAATCGGCTTTGATAGATACGGTAAAACTCAATACAAAGGATCAGTTAATAAATAAATTAAGCGGATTAACCGACATATCAAAAATAGATTACATAATTATAAACCATACTGAACCCGACCATTCAGGAGCGCTTCATTTAATAAAAGACATAGCAAAAGACGCGACATTGGTTTATTCGAAAAATGCGCATCACTTTGTTAAACATATTATCAAAAAGGATTATAATAATATTACCGTCGGCGATGGGGATTCGATTGATTTGGGCGGCAAAACATTACAGTTTATTAGCGCTCCGTTTTTACACTGGCCGGATACTATGTTTACATATCTAAAAGAAGATAAAATCCTCTTTCCCTGCGATTTTTTTGGAGCGCATTATTGCGATACGAATGTTTTTAACGACTTATTAGCCGATAAAGATGCCGCATTCGAGGCATTCAAATACTATTTTACCCACATAATGAGGCCGTTTAAAAATTATGCCTTAAACGCTTTAGAAAAACTTAAAAATTATGAAATCGACATAATTGCGCCGTCGCACGGCCCGATTTTAAGAAAAGATTTAAAAAAATATACCGATTGGTATATCGGCGCAAGTAAAACGTCCGACGCAAACGAGACTGTAAAGAAAATAGCGGTTGTTTATGCATCGGCTTACGGCAATACCGAAGAAATGGCGAAACATATCGCGAAGGGCGCTAATGTCGAAGGTTTAACGGATGTAACTTTGGTAAATTTGGTAAATACCGACATTAAAAATGTTGTGGATACAATCGAAGATTCCGATGCCGTTATCGTAGGTTCCCCCACCCTTAACGCAAAGCCGCCCAAGCCGATATTCGATATGATATCGTCTTTAGTCATGCTGAATGTTAAAAATAAAAAGGCGGCTGTTTTCGGTTGCTACGGCTGGAGCGGCGAGGCCGTTCAAATGGTGCAGGACATTCTTAAAAGCCTGAGGTTTGTTATCGTGCAGGACGGCTTAAAGATTCAAATGACGCCGTTTGAAGAGGATTTGCTAAACTGCGAAAAATTCGGAATGGATTTTGCTTATAAGATAACCCAGAGTTCATAA
- the hemW gene encoding radical SAM family heme chaperone HemW: MSKNEINSKKIRQLSIYIHIPFCKSKCNYCSFYSISLSLSKVDNIFNDLECNDKACGSNKGRECNLNSDNPRNYSGMLKSELEIMSEKFNLRNSFINSIYFGGGTPSIMPAGFFKNVSGFINDSFRIAANTEITVEVNPESGNFEKLSALKSLGVNRLSIGAQSFNGDVLKTAGRIHNKKDIYGTVNNAKKLGFKNISLDLIIGLPGQTETIFYNDIRQTLNMEPEHISAYMLSIEKNTKFYKTCNENNAKNRLTFIPEETAAKYYEILCKLLDEEGYVHYEISNFAKKGYESRHNLNYWKRGEYLGIGPSASSFLKMEGGKEIRKTNIADLDKYAGNILQKTDNRHEADLLEILTEKDKINEEIFLSLRTNSGINAKRLTEWVNSGIINSFIEEGLMQIKRNENIVLTLKGMLLSSEIFARIMV, encoded by the coding sequence ATGAGCAAAAACGAAATAAACAGTAAGAAAATAAGGCAGTTAAGCATTTACATACATATCCCCTTTTGCAAAAGCAAATGTAATTATTGCAGTTTCTATTCTATATCTTTATCTTTGTCGAAAGTTGATAATATTTTTAACGATTTAGAGTGTAACGACAAGGCATGCGGGAGTAATAAAGGGCGGGAATGTAACCTGAACAGCGACAATCCGCGTAATTATTCGGGGATGCTTAAATCGGAACTCGAAATCATGTCCGAGAAATTCAATCTTAGGAACTCTTTTATAAACAGTATATATTTTGGGGGCGGCACGCCGTCTATTATGCCTGCCGGTTTTTTTAAAAATGTATCGGGATTTATAAATGACAGCTTTCGAATTGCCGCCAATACCGAAATAACCGTAGAAGTCAACCCCGAAAGCGGAAATTTTGAAAAGCTCTCGGCATTGAAATCGCTTGGGGTAAATCGCCTATCCATAGGAGCGCAAAGCTTTAACGGCGATGTACTGAAAACTGCGGGTAGAATCCATAATAAAAAAGATATTTACGGCACCGTTAATAATGCAAAAAAATTGGGCTTTAAAAACATATCCCTTGATTTAATAATCGGGCTTCCGGGACAGACGGAAACCATTTTTTATAATGACATAAGACAAACATTAAATATGGAACCGGAGCATATTTCGGCTTATATGTTAAGCATCGAAAAGAATACAAAATTTTATAAAACCTGTAATGAAAATAATGCAAAAAACAGGCTGACATTTATACCTGAAGAAACCGCGGCGAAATATTACGAAATATTATGTAAACTATTGGATGAAGAGGGCTATGTTCATTATGAAATATCAAATTTTGCAAAAAAAGGATATGAAAGCAGGCATAATTTAAATTACTGGAAAAGAGGCGAATATTTAGGAATAGGACCTTCGGCTTCATCTTTTTTGAAAATGGAAGGCGGAAAAGAAATCAGAAAAACCAATATAGCGGATTTAGATAAATACGCAGGTAATATTTTACAAAAAACCGATAATAGACATGAAGCCGATTTGCTCGAAATTCTGACCGAAAAAGACAAAATCAATGAAGAAATATTTCTATCTTTAAGAACAAATTCGGGAATTAATGCAAAAAGGCTGACGGAATGGGTTAACTCAGGCATTATAAACAGTTTTATCGAGGAAGGACTTATGCAAATTAAAAGGAACGAAAATATCGTGCTGACTTTAAAAGGTATGCTTTTATCATCGGAAATATTTGCGCGTATTATGGTTTAG
- a CDS encoding ABC transporter ATP-binding protein produces MIKLKNTTKYFRVGFFGIKKNAIEDLSLTIEDGKVTGFFGPNGAGKSTTIKMIVGLIHPSNGIIKINDYDSTDYRARLNLGYLPENPSFPRGLKGIEIINYYSKLLNKKIDKSEIYDALKLAGIFYAKDIHVHKYSKGMTQRLALAISILGDPEILIFDEPLSGLDPIGRKEFKDIIFKLKERKKTIFFSSHVLADSKELCDKIAVLVGGRLIKDEGIAAIEKEAEGYMEAKLNPSKNHERTQGTAKPEQDKDYLLIAEYSTPLEVYLYDLMRKNKKN; encoded by the coding sequence ATGATTAAATTAAAAAATACAACAAAATATTTTCGAGTCGGGTTTTTCGGAATTAAAAAAAATGCCATAGAAGATCTTTCTTTAACTATCGAGGATGGCAAGGTTACGGGGTTTTTCGGTCCAAACGGCGCAGGAAAATCTACAACGATTAAGATGATAGTAGGGCTGATTCATCCATCAAACGGAATTATTAAGATAAACGATTACGATTCAACGGATTATAGGGCGCGGCTTAATTTGGGTTATTTGCCTGAAAACCCAAGTTTTCCCCGGGGACTTAAGGGGATTGAGATTATTAATTATTATTCTAAGTTATTGAATAAAAAAATAGATAAAAGCGAAATTTATGATGCGCTAAAATTAGCAGGTATTTTTTACGCAAAAGACATTCATGTCCACAAATATTCAAAGGGGATGACCCAGAGGTTAGCTCTGGCTATTTCTATTTTGGGGGATCCGGAGATTTTAATTTTTGACGAACCGTTATCGGGACTTGATCCTATCGGGAGAAAAGAATTTAAGGATATAATATTTAAATTAAAAGAAAGAAAAAAAACCATATTTTTTTCATCGCATGTGCTTGCGGATAGCAAGGAACTGTGCGATAAAATTGCGGTTCTGGTGGGCGGCAGGCTAATTAAAGATGAAGGCATTGCCGCAATTGAAAAAGAGGCGGAAGGTTATATGGAAGCAAAATTAAATCCTTCCAAGAATCACGAGCGTACGCAAGGTACGGCTAAACCTGAACAAGATAAAGATTACCTTTTAATAGCGGAATACAGTACGCCGTTAGAGGTATATCTTTACGATTTAATGCGTAAAAACAAGAAAAATTAG